The following are encoded together in the Salvelinus fontinalis isolate EN_2023a chromosome 38, ASM2944872v1, whole genome shotgun sequence genome:
- the LOC129837073 gene encoding cytohesin-2 has product MTVDSEIFMPKSKAPKMDDLDYIPVDLSPEERSELEDIRRRKGALLQEIQRLRDELREAIIEVEGLETSTEGSKTLQKNRHVAMGRKKFNMDPKKGIVFLVENELLRHTQEDVAQFLYKGEGLNKTAIGDYLGEREDFNLKVLQAFVDLHEFTDLNLVQALRQFLWSFRLPGEAQKIDRMMEAFAQRYCHCNPGVFQSTDTCYVLSFAIIMLNTSLHNPNVRDKPGLDRFISMNRGINEGGDLPEDLLRNLYDSIKNEPFKIPEDDGNDLTHTFFNPDREGWLLKLGGRVKTWKRRWFILTDNCLYYFEYTTDKEPRGIIPLENLSIREVEDPRKPNCFELYIPNNRGQLIKACKTEADGRVVEGNHNVYRISAPTPEEKDEWIHHINSAVSVDPFYEMLAARKKRISLKKNEEQP; this is encoded by the exons ATGACAGTCGACTCTGAAATATTTATGCCTAAAAGCAAAGCGCCAAAAATGGATGACCTGGACTACA TCCCGGTAGACCTGAGTCCAGAGGAGCGCTCTGAGCTGGAGGACATCCGTCGGAGGAAGGGAGCTCTGCTGCAGGAGATCCAGAGGCTCAGAGATGAGCTCAGAGAGGCCATCATAGAGGTGGAGGGACTGGAGACCAGCACAGAGGGCAG TAAAACTCTACAGAAGAACAGGCATGTGGCCATGGGAAGGAAGAAGTTTAACATGGACCCCAAAAAG ggtattGTGTTCCTGGTGGAGAATGAGTTGCTCAGACACACTCAAGAGGATGTTGCCCAGTTCCTGTACAAAGGAGAGGGACTCAACAAGACTGCTATAGGAGACTACCTGGGAGAGAG gGAGGACTTTAATCTCAAGGTTCTGCAGGCGTTTGTTGACCTTCATGAGTTCACTGATCTCAACCTGGTCCAGGCTCTCCG GCAGTTCCTGTGGAGTTTCCGTCTGCCTGGCGAGGCTCAGAAGATTGACAGGATGATGGAGGCCTTTGCCCAGAGATACTGTCACTGCAACCCTGGGGTCTTTCAGAGCACTG ATACGTGCTATGTGCTGTCGTTTGCTATCATCATGCTGAACACCAGCCTCCACAACCCCAACGTGAGAGACAAGCCTGGATTGGACCGCTTCATCTCCATGAACAGAGGCATCAACGAGGGTGGAGACCTGCCAGAGGACCTGCtcaga AATCTTTATGACAGCATCAAGAACGAGCCCTTCAAGATCCCTGAGGATGATGGGAACGACCTGACACACACCTTCTTCAACCCCGACAGAGAGGGCTGGCTCCTCAAACTAG GAGGACGGGTGAAGACCTGGAAAAGAAGATGGTTCATTCTTACAGACAACTGCCTTTACTACTTTGAGTATACTACA GATAAGGAGCCTAGAGGTATCATTCCCCTAGAGAACCTGAGTATCCGGGAGGTTGAAGACCCCAGGAAACCT AACTGCTTTGAGCTGTACATCCCCAACAACCGTGGTCAGCTGATCAAGGCCTGTAAGACGGAGGCAGACGGCAGAGTGGTGGAGGGGAACCACAACGTGTACCGCATCTCTGCCCCCACACCTGAGGAGAAAGACGAATGGATCCACCACATCAA ctcTGCGGTCAGCGTGGACCCCTTCTATGAGATGCTGGCTGCCAGGAAGAAACGCATATCTTTAAAGAAGAATGAGGAACAACCGTAG